In the genome of Gallus gallus isolate bGalGal1 chromosome 21, bGalGal1.mat.broiler.GRCg7b, whole genome shotgun sequence, one region contains:
- the PPCS gene encoding phosphopantothenate--cysteine ligase isoform X1, producing the protein MAAALPAEVGGGRLGMAAALPAEVGGGRVGMAAAAKVEAAAAAAEERVRVWAAAQVASGRRVALVTSGGTQVPLETRAVRFLENFSSGRRGAVSAECLVSAGYGVCFLHRARSVFPWARVLPPPGPALLDAFRLTPGPPPGVAADPDALPALLPALRAYREAADAGALLSLEFTDLNEYLALLRATARALAPFGSGVMFYLAAAVSDFYIPASEMPEHKIQSSEGALQITMKMVPKMLSPLVKEWAPEAFVISFKLETDPLILIDKSRQALEKYRHQVVVANILESRRTSVIIVTKDSQTPLSLSEEEIAQGVEIEEKIVSYLQGQHTLFMEKKI; encoded by the exons ATGGCGGCGGCGCTTCCGGCGGAAGTAGGCGGAGGTAGGTTGGGCATGGCGGCGGCGCTTCCGGCGGAAGTAGGCGGAGGTAGGGTGGGCATGGCGGCGGCGGCAAAGGTGGaagcggcggcggcagcggcggaGGAGCGCGTGCGGGTCTGGGCGGCGGCTCAGGTGGCGAGCGGGCGGCGTGTGGCGCTGGTGACGTCAGGCGGCACGCAAGTGCCTTTAGAGACGAGGGCCGTGCGCTTCTTGGAGAATTTCAGtagcgggcggcgcggcgcggtgTCGGCCGAGTGTTTGGTGAGCGCCGGATACGGCGTCTGCTTCCTGCACCGCGCGCGCTCCGTCTTCCCCTGGGCCCGCGTGCTgccgccgccgggccccgcgctGCTCGACGCGTTCCGCCTCaccccggggccgccccccgGCGTGGCCGCCGACCCCGACGCTCTGCCCGCCCTGCTGCCCGCCCTCCGCGCTTACCGGGAGGCCGCCGACGCGGGTGCGCTGCTGTCGCTCGAGTTCACCGACCTGAACGAGTACCTGGCGCTGCTCCGTGCCACCGCCCGCGCCCTGGCACCCTTCG GCTCCGGTGTCATGTTTTACCTGGCAGCTGCCGTGTCTGATTTCTACATCCCCGCCTCGGAGATGCCTGAGCACAAGATCCAGTCCTCAGAGGGGGCCCTGCAG ATCACGATGAAGATGGTGCCAAAAATGCTGTCTCCCCTCGTCAAAGAATGGGCTCCGGAGGCTTTtgttatttcctttaaattgGAGACAGATCCCTTGATCTTGATTGATAAGTCACGTCAGGCTCTGGAGAAGTATCGTCACCAGGTGGTGGTAGCAAATATCCTGGAGTCACGGAGAACCTCTGTTATTATCGTAACCAAAGACTCACAGACTCCGTTATCtctttctgaggaggaaatagCGCAAGGCgtggaaatagaagaaaaaatagtgaGCTATCTTCAGGGCCAACATACCTTATTTATGGAAAAGAAGATCTGA
- the PPCS gene encoding phosphopantothenate--cysteine ligase isoform X4: MAAALPAEVGGGRLGMAAALPAEVGGGSGVMFYLAAAVSDFYIPASEMPEHKIQSSEGALQITMKMVPKMLSPLVKEWAPEAFVISFKLETDPLILIDKSRQALEKYRHQVVVANILESRRTSVIIVTKDSQTPLSLSEEEIAQGVEIEEKIVSYLQGQHTLFMEKKI; this comes from the exons ATGGCGGCGGCGCTTCCGGCGGAAGTAGGCGGAGGTAGGTTGGGCATGGCGGCGGCGCTTCCGGCGGAAGTAGGCGGAG GCTCCGGTGTCATGTTTTACCTGGCAGCTGCCGTGTCTGATTTCTACATCCCCGCCTCGGAGATGCCTGAGCACAAGATCCAGTCCTCAGAGGGGGCCCTGCAG ATCACGATGAAGATGGTGCCAAAAATGCTGTCTCCCCTCGTCAAAGAATGGGCTCCGGAGGCTTTtgttatttcctttaaattgGAGACAGATCCCTTGATCTTGATTGATAAGTCACGTCAGGCTCTGGAGAAGTATCGTCACCAGGTGGTGGTAGCAAATATCCTGGAGTCACGGAGAACCTCTGTTATTATCGTAACCAAAGACTCACAGACTCCGTTATCtctttctgaggaggaaatagCGCAAGGCgtggaaatagaagaaaaaatagtgaGCTATCTTCAGGGCCAACATACCTTATTTATGGAAAAGAAGATCTGA
- the PPCS gene encoding phosphopantothenate--cysteine ligase isoform X2, which yields MAAALPAEVGGGSGVMFYLAAAVSDFYIPASEMPEHKIQSSEGALQITMKMVPKMLSPLVKEWAPEAFVISFKLETDPLILIDKSRQALEKYRHQVVVANILESRRTSVIIVTKDSQTPLSLSEEEIAQGVEIEEKIVSYLQGQHTLFMEKKI from the exons ATGGCGGCGGCGCTTCCGGCGGAAGTAGGCGGAG GCTCCGGTGTCATGTTTTACCTGGCAGCTGCCGTGTCTGATTTCTACATCCCCGCCTCGGAGATGCCTGAGCACAAGATCCAGTCCTCAGAGGGGGCCCTGCAG ATCACGATGAAGATGGTGCCAAAAATGCTGTCTCCCCTCGTCAAAGAATGGGCTCCGGAGGCTTTtgttatttcctttaaattgGAGACAGATCCCTTGATCTTGATTGATAAGTCACGTCAGGCTCTGGAGAAGTATCGTCACCAGGTGGTGGTAGCAAATATCCTGGAGTCACGGAGAACCTCTGTTATTATCGTAACCAAAGACTCACAGACTCCGTTATCtctttctgaggaggaaatagCGCAAGGCgtggaaatagaagaaaaaatagtgaGCTATCTTCAGGGCCAACATACCTTATTTATGGAAAAGAAGATCTGA
- the PPCS gene encoding phosphopantothenate--cysteine ligase isoform X3 gives MFYLAAAVSDFYIPASEMPEHKIQSSEGALQITMKMVPKMLSPLVKEWAPEAFVISFKLETDPLILIDKSRQALEKYRHQVVVANILESRRTSVIIVTKDSQTPLSLSEEEIAQGVEIEEKIVSYLQGQHTLFMEKKI, from the exons ATGTTTTACCTGGCAGCTGCCGTGTCTGATTTCTACATCCCCGCCTCGGAGATGCCTGAGCACAAGATCCAGTCCTCAGAGGGGGCCCTGCAG ATCACGATGAAGATGGTGCCAAAAATGCTGTCTCCCCTCGTCAAAGAATGGGCTCCGGAGGCTTTtgttatttcctttaaattgGAGACAGATCCCTTGATCTTGATTGATAAGTCACGTCAGGCTCTGGAGAAGTATCGTCACCAGGTGGTGGTAGCAAATATCCTGGAGTCACGGAGAACCTCTGTTATTATCGTAACCAAAGACTCACAGACTCCGTTATCtctttctgaggaggaaatagCGCAAGGCgtggaaatagaagaaaaaatagtgaGCTATCTTCAGGGCCAACATACCTTATTTATGGAAAAGAAGATCTGA
- the PPCS gene encoding phosphopantothenate--cysteine ligase isoform X5: protein MKMVPKMLSPLVKEWAPEAFVISFKLETDPLILIDKSRQALEKYRHQVVVANILESRRTSVIIVTKDSQTPLSLSEEEIAQGVEIEEKIVSYLQGQHTLFMEKKI, encoded by the coding sequence ATGAAGATGGTGCCAAAAATGCTGTCTCCCCTCGTCAAAGAATGGGCTCCGGAGGCTTTtgttatttcctttaaattgGAGACAGATCCCTTGATCTTGATTGATAAGTCACGTCAGGCTCTGGAGAAGTATCGTCACCAGGTGGTGGTAGCAAATATCCTGGAGTCACGGAGAACCTCTGTTATTATCGTAACCAAAGACTCACAGACTCCGTTATCtctttctgaggaggaaatagCGCAAGGCgtggaaatagaagaaaaaatagtgaGCTATCTTCAGGGCCAACATACCTTATTTATGGAAAAGAAGATCTGA